In a single window of the Atlantibacter hermannii genome:
- the yegS gene encoding lipid kinase, which yields MDSIPTSLIVLNGKGAGNDLLRSAVNLLREEGVILHVRVTWEKGDATRFVNEAVTLGVETVIAGGGDGTINEVATALSHVDESVRPTLGIVPLGTANDFATSTGIPDQLDNALKLAIAGHAVPIDLVEVNSEAAFINMATGGFGTRITTETPEKLKAALGGASYLLHGLLRMDTLQPDRCEIRGENFHWQGDALVIGFGNGRQAGGGQQLCPDALINDGQLRVRISPVTNCCPRCSPPSPARTTARILSTAFLRGLKLPRPTK from the coding sequence ATGGACAGCATTCCCACTTCTCTGATCGTTCTTAATGGCAAAGGCGCAGGCAATGATCTGCTGCGCAGCGCAGTTAACCTGCTGCGTGAAGAAGGCGTCATCCTGCATGTACGGGTAACCTGGGAAAAAGGCGATGCGACGCGTTTCGTTAATGAGGCGGTAACGCTGGGTGTGGAAACAGTCATTGCAGGCGGCGGCGACGGCACAATTAACGAAGTGGCGACCGCGCTTTCACATGTCGATGAATCGGTCCGTCCGACACTTGGCATCGTACCGCTTGGCACCGCCAATGATTTTGCCACCAGCACCGGTATTCCTGACCAGCTGGATAACGCGCTGAAGCTCGCCATTGCCGGGCACGCGGTGCCAATTGATCTGGTGGAAGTGAATAGCGAAGCGGCATTTATCAATATGGCCACGGGCGGTTTCGGTACCCGTATCACTACCGAAACCCCCGAAAAGCTCAAGGCGGCGCTCGGCGGCGCGTCTTATTTACTGCATGGATTGTTGCGAATGGACACCCTACAGCCGGACCGCTGCGAGATCCGCGGCGAGAACTTCCACTGGCAGGGGGATGCGCTGGTCATCGGGTTCGGCAATGGCCGTCAGGCCGGTGGCGGCCAGCAGCTTTGCCCGGATGCGTTAATTAATGACGGGCAACTGCGGGTGCGCATTTCACCGGTGACGAACTGCTGCCCGCGTTGTTCACCACCCTCACCCGCCCGGACGACAGCCCGAATATTGTCGACGGCATTTCTTCGTGGTTTGAAATTACCTCGCCCCACGAAATGA
- the yhbU_1 gene encoding putative protease, protein MFKPELLSPAGTLKNMRYAFAYGADAVYAGQPRYSLRVRNNEFNHENLQLGINEAHALGKKFYVVVNIAPHNAKLKTFIRDLKPVIDMGPDALIMSDPGLIMMVREAFPEMDIHLSVQANAVNWATVKFWKQIGLTRVILSRELSLEEIAEIREQVPDMEIEIFVHGALCMAYSGRCLLSGYINKRDPNQGTCTNACRWEYNVKEGKEDDVGNIVHLHEPIPVQTIEPTLGIGAPTDKVFMVEEAQRPGEYMTAFEDEHGTYIMNSKDLRAIQHVERLTKMGVHSLKIEGRTKSFYYCARTAQVYRRAIDDAAAGKPFDPTLMETLEGLAHRGYTEGFLRRHTHDDYQNYEYGFSVSDRQQFVGEFTGERRGDLAEVKVKNKFSVGDSLELMTPQGNVNFTLEHLEDAKGGKMDVAPGDGYTVWMPVPQDLALEFALLMRNFTGQSTRNPHGK, encoded by the coding sequence ATGTTTAAACCAGAACTCCTGTCTCCGGCGGGAACGCTGAAAAATATGCGTTACGCTTTTGCCTATGGCGCGGACGCCGTTTACGCGGGCCAGCCGCGTTACAGTCTGCGGGTGCGCAATAACGAATTCAATCACGAGAATTTGCAGCTCGGCATTAACGAAGCCCATGCGCTGGGTAAAAAATTCTACGTCGTGGTGAATATCGCCCCGCATAACGCCAAGCTGAAAACCTTCATTCGCGATCTGAAACCGGTTATTGATATGGGACCGGATGCGCTGATTATGTCCGATCCGGGTCTGATCATGATGGTTCGCGAGGCGTTCCCGGAGATGGATATTCATCTGTCGGTGCAGGCTAACGCAGTGAACTGGGCGACGGTGAAGTTCTGGAAACAAATTGGCCTGACGCGTGTGATTTTGTCCCGCGAACTCTCACTTGAAGAGATTGCGGAAATCCGCGAGCAGGTGCCGGATATGGAGATTGAAATCTTCGTCCACGGCGCACTGTGTATGGCGTATTCCGGCCGGTGCCTGCTGTCCGGCTATATTAACAAACGCGATCCGAACCAGGGCACCTGCACCAATGCCTGCCGCTGGGAATATAACGTTAAAGAAGGCAAAGAGGATGACGTCGGGAATATCGTCCACCTTCATGAGCCGATCCCGGTGCAAACCATCGAGCCGACCCTCGGCATTGGCGCGCCGACTGACAAAGTGTTTATGGTGGAAGAAGCCCAGCGCCCGGGTGAATACATGACCGCGTTCGAAGACGAACATGGCACGTATATCATGAACTCCAAAGATCTGCGCGCTATCCAGCATGTTGAACGACTGACAAAAATGGGCGTTCACTCGTTGAAGATCGAAGGCCGCACCAAATCTTTCTACTATTGCGCCCGTACCGCCCAGGTTTATCGTCGCGCGATTGACGACGCCGCCGCGGGTAAACCCTTCGATCCGACACTGATGGAGACGCTGGAAGGCCTGGCGCACCGCGGTTATACCGAAGGATTTTTACGTCGTCATACTCATGATGATTATCAGAATTACGAATACGGTTTTTCGGTTTCTGACCGTCAGCAGTTTGTCGGTGAATTTACCGGTGAGCGCCGTGGCGATCTGGCTGAAGTGAAAGTGAAAAACAAGTTTTCTGTGGGTGACAGCCTCGAACTGATGACGCCGCAGGGTAATGTCAATTTTACGCTGGAACATCTGGAGGATGCTAAAGGTGGAAAAATGGACGTTGCGCCGGGAGATGGTTATACCGTCTGGATGCCGGTTCCACAGGATTTAGCGCTGGAATTCGCTCTGCTCATGCGTAATTTCACCGGGCAAAGCACCCGCAACCCTCACGGTAAGTGA
- the baeS gene encoding two-component sensor kinase, producing the protein MKLWRPGITGKLFLAIFATCILLLITMHWAVRFSFERGFIDYIKRGNAQRLELLSDALAEQYALHGNWHFLRHNDRFVFQILRSFERDNEDESHRPNALPPHGWRTQFWVMDQDHTVLVGPRSPVPPDGMRRAITVNNASVGWVIASPVERLTRSTDINFDKQQRRTSWLIVALSTLLAAAATLLLARGLLAPVKRLVEGTHQLAAGNFSTRVATNSQDELGKLAQDFNQLASTLEKNQQMRRDFMADISHELRTPLAVLRGELEAIQDGVRQFTPESVASLQAEVGTLTKLVDDLHQLSLSDEGALAYQKAPVDIVNLLEVAAGAFRERFLARGLQISLSLPEHAVVFGDGDRLMQLFNNLLENSLRYTDAGGELQIQGRIDAHTLRLTFSDSAPGVTDAQMGKLFERFYRAEGSRSRASGGSGLGLAICVNIVAAHNGTLHADHSPLGGISVTVSLPLDELPGEA; encoded by the coding sequence ATGAAACTGTGGCGGCCCGGTATTACGGGAAAGCTGTTTCTGGCGATTTTCGCTACCTGCATTTTATTGTTGATTACCATGCACTGGGCGGTACGGTTTAGCTTTGAGCGCGGCTTTATTGATTACATAAAACGCGGTAACGCCCAGCGCCTTGAGCTCCTCAGCGATGCCCTTGCGGAGCAGTACGCATTGCATGGCAACTGGCATTTCCTGCGCCATAACGATCGCTTCGTGTTCCAGATCCTGCGCTCGTTCGAGCGGGATAATGAAGACGAAAGTCACCGTCCAAACGCGCTGCCGCCCCACGGCTGGCGCACCCAGTTTTGGGTGATGGATCAGGATCACACCGTGCTGGTCGGCCCGCGCTCGCCGGTGCCGCCAGACGGTATGCGGCGGGCGATTACGGTGAATAATGCCAGCGTCGGTTGGGTCATCGCCTCGCCGGTGGAACGGCTCACCCGCTCCACGGATATTAATTTTGATAAGCAGCAACGGCGTACCAGTTGGCTGATTGTCGCGCTGTCGACACTGCTGGCGGCGGCGGCGACATTATTGCTGGCGCGTGGCCTGTTGGCCCCGGTCAAGCGACTGGTTGAGGGCACCCACCAGCTGGCGGCGGGCAATTTTTCCACCCGGGTCGCCACCAACAGTCAGGATGAACTGGGCAAGCTGGCCCAGGACTTTAACCAGCTCGCCAGTACGCTTGAGAAAAACCAACAAATGCGCCGCGACTTTATGGCGGATATTTCCCATGAGCTTCGCACGCCGCTGGCGGTGCTGCGCGGCGAGCTGGAAGCGATTCAGGATGGGGTGCGCCAGTTTACGCCGGAATCCGTGGCATCGCTTCAGGCGGAAGTCGGCACCCTCACCAAGCTGGTGGACGATTTACATCAGCTCTCTCTGTCTGACGAGGGGGCGCTGGCTTATCAAAAAGCGCCGGTCGATATTGTGAACCTCCTGGAAGTGGCCGCGGGCGCGTTTCGCGAGCGCTTTCTGGCCCGTGGCCTGCAAATTTCTCTTTCGCTCCCCGAACATGCCGTGGTGTTCGGTGATGGCGACCGCCTGATGCAGCTGTTTAATAACTTGCTTGAGAACAGCCTGCGCTATACCGATGCGGGCGGTGAGCTGCAGATCCAGGGACGCATCGATGCGCATACGCTGAGGCTCACCTTTTCCGACAGCGCCCCTGGGGTAACCGATGCGCAAATGGGCAAGCTGTTTGAACGTTTTTACCGTGCGGAAGGCTCGCGCAGCCGCGCCAGCGGCGGCTCCGGCCTGGGGCTGGCGATTTGCGTAAATATCGTTGCCGCCCACAACGGCACGCTGCACGCCGACCATTCCCCTTTGGGTGGGATTAGCGTTACTGTATCGCTACCCCTCGACGAATTACCGGGAGAAGCATGA
- the baeR gene encoding two-component response regulator: MTELPIDENTPRILIVEDEPKLGQLLIDYLRAAGYAPSLIDHGDKVLNYVRQTPPALILLDLMLPGVDGLTLCREIRRFSDVPIVMVTAKIEEIDRLLGLEIGADDYICKPYSPREVVARVKTILRRCKPHKELAKQDADSPLIVDEGRFQASWRTKTLDLTPAEFRLLKTLSHEPGKVFSREQLLNQLYDDYRVVTDRTIDSHIKNLRRKLEALDEQQSFIRAVYGVGYRWEADACRLI, from the coding sequence ATGACAGAGCTACCGATTGACGAAAACACGCCACGTATTTTGATCGTGGAAGATGAGCCCAAGCTGGGGCAGTTGCTGATTGATTATCTGCGAGCGGCGGGTTACGCGCCGTCGCTTATCGATCATGGCGATAAAGTGTTGAATTATGTCCGCCAGACGCCACCTGCGCTGATCCTGCTGGATTTGATGCTGCCCGGCGTGGATGGGCTTACGTTGTGCCGCGAAATCCGCCGCTTTTCTGACGTGCCGATTGTGATGGTGACCGCCAAGATTGAAGAAATCGATCGTCTGCTGGGGCTGGAAATCGGCGCGGATGATTACATCTGCAAGCCATACAGCCCCCGTGAAGTGGTGGCGCGGGTGAAAACCATTTTGCGTCGCTGCAAGCCGCATAAAGAGCTGGCGAAACAGGATGCCGACAGCCCACTTATCGTTGACGAAGGCCGTTTCCAGGCAAGCTGGCGCACTAAAACGCTGGATCTCACCCCGGCTGAATTCAGGCTATTAAAAACGTTGTCCCACGAACCGGGGAAAGTATTTTCCCGGGAACAGTTACTGAACCAGCTGTATGACGATTACCGCGTGGTGACCGACCGCACCATCGACAGCCACATTAAAAACCTGCGCCGCAAACTGGAAGCCCTCGATGAACAACAATCTTTTATCCGGGCCGTCTACGGCGTGGGATATCGCTGGGAAGCGGACGCCTGCCGTTTGATATAA
- the fbaB gene encoding fructose-bisphosphate aldolase yields the protein MTDIAQLLGKDADSLLQHRCMTIPADSLYLPGADYVDRVMIDNNRPPAVLRNMQTLYNTGRLAGTGYLSILPVDQGVEHSAGASFAANPQYFDPKNIVELAIEAGCNCVASTYGVLASVSRRYAHRIPFLVKINHNETLSYPNTYDQTLYASVEQAFNLGAVAVGATIYFGSEESRRQIEEISAAFERAHELGMVTVLWAYLRNAGFKKDGVDYHVSADLTGQANHLAATIGADIVKQKMAENNGGYKAVNYGYTDERVYSKLTSDNPIDLVRYQLANCYMGRAGLINSGGASGGETDLTDAVRTAVINKRAGGMGLILGRKAFKKTMAEGVKLINAVQDVYLDSKITIA from the coding sequence ATGACTGATATTGCGCAGTTGCTTGGCAAAGATGCCGATAGCCTGTTACAGCATCGTTGTATGACCATTCCGGCAGACAGTCTTTATCTGCCCGGCGCGGATTATGTCGACAGAGTGATGATTGACAATAACCGTCCGCCGGCGGTGCTGCGAAACATGCAAACCCTCTATAACACCGGACGGCTGGCGGGTACGGGGTATCTCTCCATTTTGCCCGTCGACCAGGGCGTGGAGCATTCGGCTGGCGCCTCGTTTGCCGCTAACCCGCAGTACTTCGATCCCAAAAACATTGTCGAACTGGCGATTGAAGCAGGCTGTAACTGTGTGGCCTCAACCTATGGCGTCCTGGCATCAGTATCGCGCCGCTACGCCCACCGTATTCCTTTCCTGGTGAAGATTAACCATAACGAAACCCTGAGCTATCCCAATACCTACGATCAGACCCTGTACGCCAGCGTCGAGCAGGCGTTTAACCTCGGTGCGGTCGCGGTGGGCGCAACCATCTATTTTGGTTCAGAGGAGTCGCGTCGGCAGATCGAAGAAATTTCCGCCGCGTTCGAACGCGCTCACGAACTGGGTATGGTGACGGTGCTGTGGGCCTATCTGCGCAACGCCGGCTTTAAAAAAGACGGGGTCGATTATCACGTTAGCGCCGATTTGACTGGCCAGGCCAACCACCTTGCTGCCACCATCGGTGCGGATATCGTGAAACAGAAGATGGCAGAGAACAACGGCGGTTATAAAGCGGTGAATTATGGTTATACCGACGAACGCGTCTACAGCAAATTAACCAGCGATAACCCTATCGACCTTGTGCGTTACCAGCTGGCGAACTGCTATATGGGACGGGCCGGGTTGATTAACTCCGGCGGCGCGTCGGGCGGTGAAACCGACCTGACGGATGCGGTACGTACGGCGGTGATCAATAAACGCGCCGGGGGAATGGGGCTGATTTTAGGTCGTAAAGCCTTTAAGAAAACCATGGCCGAGGGCGTGAAATTGATTAACGCGGTTCAGGACGTGTATCTGGACAGTAAAATCACTATCGCTTAG
- the mdtC_1 gene encoding multidrug resistance protein: MMVDFAIEAQRKGDLSPEQAIFQACLLRFRPIMMTTLAALFGALPLVISSGDGAELRQPLGITIVGGLVMSQLLTLYTTPVVYLFFDRLRLRFTRQRRGGETITTSE; the protein is encoded by the coding sequence ATGATGGTAGATTTCGCCATCGAGGCGCAGCGAAAAGGCGACTTATCGCCGGAACAGGCGATTTTTCAGGCCTGTTTGCTACGCTTTCGTCCCATTATGATGACCACTCTGGCGGCGCTGTTTGGGGCGCTGCCTCTGGTGATATCCAGCGGCGACGGCGCGGAACTGCGTCAGCCGCTGGGCATTACCATCGTTGGCGGTCTGGTGATGAGCCAGTTGCTGACGCTCTACACCACGCCGGTGGTTTATCTGTTTTTTGACCGACTGCGACTGCGCTTTACGCGCCAGCGTCGTGGAGGTGAAACCATTACGACGAGTGAGTAG
- the mdtC_2 gene encoding multidrug resistance protein — protein MRFYALFIYRPVATILLTLAVTLCGVLAFRLLPVAPLPQVDFPVIMVSASLPGASPETMASSVATPLERALGRIAGVNEMTSSSSLGSTRIILQFDFERNINGAARDVQAAINAAQSLLPSGMPSRPTYRKANPSDAPIIILTLTSDTLSQGALYDFASTQLAQTIAKIEGVGDVDVGGSSLPAVRVDLNPQALFNQGVSLDAVRTAISEANVRRPQGALEDSDRRWQIQANDELKTAAEYQPLIIHYHNGAAVKLQDVATVTDSVQDVRNAGMTNAKPAILLIIRKAPDANIIETVDRIRARVPELREIIPASIDLQIAQDRSPTIRASLKEVEQTLVISVALVILVVFLFLRSGRATFIPAIAVPVSLIGTFTAMYLCGFSLNNLSLMALTIATGFVVDDAIVVLENISRHLEAGVKPLQAALQGVREVGFTVLSMSLSLVAVFLPLLLMGGLPGRLFREFAVTLSVAIGISLVVSLTLTPMMCGWLLKASKPKTQPRKRGIGRVLTAMQEGYATSLQWVLRHTRLVGVVLLATIALNIWLYIAIPKTFFPEQDTGRLMGGIQADQSISFQAMRGKLQDFMKIIRDDPAVDNVTGFTGGSRVNSGMMFISLKPLGERKETSQQVIDRLRKKLAREPGASLFLMAVQDIRVGGRQSNASYQYTLLSDDLAALREWEPKIRKAFSTLPELADVNSDQQDNGAEMSLIYDRETMSRLGISVQDANGLLNNAFGQRQISTIYQPLNQYKVVMQVDPRYTQDISALNQMFVINSDGKPIPLSSFARWQPANAPLSVNHQGLSAASTIAFNLPSGVSLSEASAAIDRTMTALGVPSTVRGSYAGTAQIFQDTMNSQVFLILAAIATVYIVLGILYESYVHPLTILSTLPSAGVGALLALELFGAPFSLIALIGIMLLIGIVKRTPS, from the coding sequence GTGCGATTTTACGCCCTGTTTATTTATCGGCCTGTCGCCACGATCCTGCTGACGCTGGCGGTGACGCTGTGCGGTGTTCTGGCGTTTCGGCTCCTGCCGGTCGCCCCGCTGCCGCAGGTCGATTTCCCGGTCATTATGGTCAGCGCCTCGCTGCCCGGCGCGTCCCCGGAAACCATGGCGTCATCGGTGGCGACACCGCTGGAGCGTGCGCTGGGACGCATTGCCGGGGTCAATGAGATGACCTCGTCAAGCTCGCTTGGCAGCACGCGCATAATTTTGCAGTTCGATTTTGAGCGCAATATTAACGGCGCGGCGCGTGATGTGCAGGCGGCGATCAATGCGGCGCAGAGTCTGCTGCCAAGCGGGATGCCGAGCCGCCCGACTTACCGCAAAGCGAATCCGTCCGATGCGCCGATCATCATTCTGACGCTGACTTCCGATACGTTATCCCAGGGCGCGCTGTACGACTTCGCCTCTACCCAACTTGCCCAAACTATCGCGAAAATTGAGGGCGTCGGCGACGTGGACGTGGGCGGCAGCTCGCTGCCAGCGGTACGCGTCGATCTTAATCCTCAGGCGCTGTTTAACCAGGGCGTGTCGCTGGATGCGGTGCGAACCGCCATCAGCGAAGCCAACGTGCGTCGGCCTCAGGGCGCGCTGGAAGACAGCGACCGACGCTGGCAAATCCAGGCCAATGACGAACTGAAAACCGCCGCGGAATACCAGCCGTTGATCATCCACTACCACAATGGCGCAGCGGTAAAGCTCCAGGATGTGGCGACGGTCACCGACTCGGTGCAGGACGTGCGCAACGCCGGGATGACCAACGCCAAACCGGCGATTTTGCTGATAATCCGCAAGGCGCCGGACGCCAATATTATTGAAACCGTGGATCGCATCCGCGCCCGGGTGCCGGAACTGCGCGAGATCATCCCGGCCTCTATCGATCTGCAAATCGCCCAGGATCGTTCGCCGACCATTCGCGCCTCCCTCAAGGAAGTGGAACAGACGCTGGTGATCTCCGTGGCGCTGGTGATCCTGGTGGTATTTCTGTTTTTGCGTTCCGGGCGCGCCACGTTTATCCCGGCTATCGCGGTGCCGGTGTCGTTAATCGGCACCTTTACGGCCATGTACCTGTGCGGTTTTAGCCTCAATAACCTGTCGCTGATGGCATTAACCATTGCCACCGGCTTTGTGGTGGATGACGCCATCGTGGTGCTGGAGAATATTTCCCGGCATCTCGAAGCGGGCGTCAAACCACTCCAGGCGGCGTTGCAGGGGGTGCGGGAAGTGGGCTTTACGGTGCTCTCCATGAGCCTGTCGCTGGTCGCGGTATTTCTGCCGCTGCTGCTGATGGGCGGATTGCCGGGCCGCTTATTCCGGGAGTTTGCGGTGACGCTCTCGGTGGCGATAGGCATCTCTCTGGTGGTATCGCTGACCTTAACCCCAATGATGTGCGGCTGGCTCCTCAAGGCCAGCAAGCCAAAAACCCAGCCGCGTAAGCGCGGTATTGGCCGCGTGCTGACCGCCATGCAGGAGGGCTACGCCACGTCCCTGCAATGGGTGCTGCGTCATACCCGCCTGGTGGGCGTGGTGTTACTCGCCACTATCGCGCTCAATATCTGGCTGTATATCGCCATCCCCAAAACGTTTTTCCCGGAACAGGACACCGGCCGCCTGATGGGCGGTATTCAGGCGGATCAAAGCATTTCTTTCCAGGCGATGCGTGGTAAGTTGCAGGATTTTATGAAGATCATCCGCGACGATCCGGCGGTGGATAACGTCACCGGGTTTACGGGCGGGTCGCGGGTTAACAGCGGGATGATGTTTATCTCGTTGAAACCGCTTGGCGAACGTAAAGAGACGTCGCAGCAGGTAATCGATCGGTTACGTAAAAAACTGGCCAGGGAGCCTGGCGCCAGCCTGTTTTTAATGGCGGTACAGGATATCCGGGTGGGCGGACGGCAGTCTAACGCCAGTTATCAGTACACGTTATTGTCCGACGACCTGGCGGCGTTACGTGAATGGGAGCCGAAGATCCGTAAGGCCTTTTCCACGTTGCCGGAACTGGCGGATGTTAACTCCGACCAGCAGGATAACGGCGCGGAGATGAGCCTGATTTACGACCGGGAAACCATGTCGCGGCTGGGCATCAGCGTTCAGGACGCGAACGGCCTGTTGAATAACGCCTTTGGTCAGCGGCAAATATCCACCATTTATCAGCCGCTGAACCAGTACAAAGTGGTGATGCAGGTCGATCCCCGCTACACCCAGGATATCAGCGCCCTGAACCAGATGTTTGTGATCAACAGCGACGGCAAACCGATTCCGTTGTCCAGCTTCGCCCGCTGGCAACCGGCCAACGCGCCGCTGTCGGTGAATCATCAGGGGCTGTCGGCGGCCTCCACTATCGCGTTTAACCTGCCCTCCGGGGTGTCATTGTCTGAGGCCAGCGCAGCCATTGACCGCACCATGACCGCCCTTGGCGTACCCTCAACGGTTCGCGGCAGCTACGCGGGCACCGCGCAGATATTTCAGGACACCATGAACTCCCAGGTCTTTTTGATTCTGGCCGCAATCGCCACGGTATATATCGTATTAGGGATCCTGTATGAAAGTTATGTGCATCCGCTGACGATACTCTCGACTCTGCCATCGGCAGGCGTTGGCGCACTGCTGGCGCTTGAGCTTTTCGGCGCACCGTTCAGTCTGATCGCCCTGATAGGCATTATGCTGTTGATCGGGATCGTGAAAAGAACGCCATCATGA
- the mdtD gene encoding putative permease of the major facilitator superfamily: MTELPNNVRWQLWIVAFGFFMQTLDTTIVNTALPSMARSLGEDPLHMHMVIVSYVLTVAVMLPASGWLADRVGVRNIFFSAIVLFTLGSLFCALASTLNGLIMARVVQGIGGAMMVPVGRLTVMKIVPRDQYMAAMTFVTLPGQIGPLLGPALGGILVEYASWHWIFLINLPVGIVGAVATLWLMPNYTMQTRRFDFSGFLLLAFGMAALTLALDGQKTLGIPTAWLGLMVAGGVIALGLYLKHARGNDRALFRLELFRTRSFSTGLLGSFFGRIGSGMLPFMTPVFLQIGLGFSPFHAGLMMMPMVLGSMGIKRIVVQIVNRFGYRHVLVFSTLALALITLLFMGTALQGWIWILPVVLLLQGVINAIRFSTMNTLTLKDLPDALASGGNGLLSMVMQLSMSLGVSVAGLLLGAFGHQHLTLESAQSVFLYTYLSMAVIIALPALIFSRVPDDTRKNAVLARRKRSQ; the protein is encoded by the coding sequence ATGACGGAATTGCCCAACAACGTGCGCTGGCAACTGTGGATCGTGGCGTTTGGTTTCTTTATGCAAACGCTGGATACCACCATTGTGAATACCGCCCTGCCCTCCATGGCGCGGAGTCTCGGCGAAGATCCGCTGCATATGCATATGGTGATCGTATCCTATGTGCTGACGGTGGCGGTGATGCTGCCTGCCAGCGGCTGGCTGGCCGACCGCGTTGGGGTCCGCAATATCTTTTTCAGCGCCATCGTGCTGTTTACGCTCGGCTCCCTGTTTTGCGCCCTGGCCAGTACCCTCAACGGATTGATTATGGCGCGCGTGGTACAGGGCATCGGGGGCGCGATGATGGTCCCGGTTGGCAGGCTCACGGTAATGAAAATCGTCCCGCGCGATCAATATATGGCCGCCATGACGTTTGTGACGCTGCCCGGGCAAATCGGCCCGCTGCTCGGTCCGGCGCTGGGCGGTATTCTTGTTGAGTACGCCTCCTGGCACTGGATCTTTTTAATTAATTTACCGGTGGGGATTGTCGGCGCTGTCGCCACACTCTGGCTGATGCCTAACTACACCATGCAAACCCGACGCTTTGATTTCTCCGGGTTCCTGCTGCTGGCCTTTGGCATGGCGGCGCTCACCCTCGCGCTGGACGGCCAAAAAACGCTGGGTATCCCGACGGCCTGGCTGGGGCTGATGGTAGCAGGTGGCGTAATCGCACTGGGGCTCTATCTGAAGCACGCCAGGGGTAATGACCGGGCGCTGTTCAGGCTGGAGCTGTTCCGCACGCGGAGTTTTTCAACCGGGCTATTGGGCAGCTTTTTCGGGCGTATCGGTAGCGGGATGTTGCCGTTTATGACGCCGGTATTTTTGCAAATCGGCCTTGGCTTTTCGCCGTTTCACGCCGGGTTGATGATGATGCCGATGGTGCTCGGCAGCATGGGCATCAAGCGTATCGTGGTGCAGATCGTTAACCGCTTCGGCTATCGCCATGTTCTGGTGTTCTCAACCCTTGCGCTGGCGCTGATCACGCTGCTGTTTATGGGCACCGCTTTGCAGGGTTGGATCTGGATATTGCCGGTAGTGCTGCTGTTGCAGGGGGTGATCAACGCGATCCGCTTCTCCACCATGAACACCCTGACCCTGAAAGATCTCCCCGATGCGCTTGCCAGCGGCGGGAACGGCCTGCTTTCCATGGTGATGCAGCTCTCGATGAGCCTCGGGGTCAGCGTCGCCGGGCTGCTGCTTGGCGCGTTCGGCCACCAGCATCTTACGCTGGAATCGGCGCAGAGCGTGTTTCTTTATACTTATCTCAGCATGGCGGTCATTATCGCGCTGCCCGCGCTGATCTTTTCCCGCGTCCCTGACGACACGCGTAAAAACGCCGTGCTCGCCCGGCGCAAAAGGAGTCAATAA